In Nocardia sputorum, a single genomic region encodes these proteins:
- the fabG gene encoding 3-oxoacyl-ACP reductase FabG — MGERVAVVSGAARGIGAAIAKRLAADGLRVGVLDLDAAACADTVRAITEAGGQARALGADVSDEESVAAAVQQLENELGAPTVVVNNAGILRDNLLFKMSVADWDAVLGVHLRGAFLLTRAVQKYMVEQKWGRIVNMSSTSALGNRGQANYSAAKAGLQGFTKTLAFELGKFGVTANAIAPGFIVTDMTAATAERVGVSFEDFQKAAAAQIPVQRVGTPEDIAHTASFLVSEGAGFVSGQVIYVAGGPTD; from the coding sequence ATGGGCGAGCGAGTTGCAGTAGTGTCCGGCGCCGCACGAGGGATCGGCGCGGCGATCGCCAAGCGCTTGGCGGCGGACGGGCTTCGGGTCGGCGTGCTCGACCTCGACGCGGCAGCCTGCGCCGATACGGTCCGCGCGATCACCGAGGCGGGCGGGCAGGCCCGCGCGCTCGGCGCCGACGTGTCGGACGAGGAATCGGTCGCCGCCGCCGTCCAGCAGCTGGAGAACGAGCTCGGCGCGCCGACCGTCGTGGTGAACAACGCGGGCATCCTGCGCGACAACCTGCTGTTCAAGATGAGCGTCGCGGATTGGGACGCGGTGCTGGGCGTGCACCTGCGTGGCGCATTCCTGCTCACCCGCGCGGTGCAGAAGTACATGGTCGAGCAGAAGTGGGGGCGGATCGTGAACATGTCCAGCACCTCGGCGCTCGGCAATCGCGGCCAGGCCAACTACTCGGCGGCGAAGGCCGGCCTGCAGGGCTTCACCAAGACCCTGGCCTTCGAGCTGGGCAAGTTCGGCGTGACGGCCAATGCCATCGCGCCCGGATTCATCGTCACCGACATGACCGCCGCCACCGCCGAGCGCGTCGGCGTCTCGTTCGAGGACTTCCAGAAGGCGGCCGCCGCGCAGATTCCCGTGCAGCGCGTGGGAACTCCGGAGGACATCGCGCACACCGCCTCGTTCCTCGTCAGCGAGGGCGCCGGTTTCGTATCCGGCCAGGTGATCTACGTGGCGGGCGGTCCGACCGACTGA
- a CDS encoding peptide deformylase, whose amino-acid sequence MTVRPILIAGDPRLTTPAIPVTVFDDDLAAFVDDLFDTNTAADGAGLAANQIADPRAVFVYDLVDGGLRHRGHVINPVLRTSPLPETMPDPDDLEGCLSVPGEWYPTGRAHWAEVTGVDRTGRSVTVEATGYLARCLQHETDHLAGRLYLERLLGRNKRAARRMIKDRHWTQPGNSWLPGTDTP is encoded by the coding sequence ATGACTGTCCGACCGATCCTCATCGCCGGTGATCCGCGGCTGACCACGCCGGCGATCCCCGTCACCGTTTTCGACGACGACCTCGCCGCTTTCGTCGACGACTTGTTCGACACCAACACCGCCGCCGATGGGGCAGGCCTCGCCGCCAACCAGATCGCGGACCCACGGGCGGTGTTCGTCTACGACTTGGTCGACGGGGGCCTGCGGCACCGGGGCCACGTGATCAATCCGGTCCTGCGGACCTCCCCGCTCCCGGAGACGATGCCGGATCCCGACGACTTGGAGGGGTGCCTGTCCGTGCCGGGCGAGTGGTATCCCACCGGGCGGGCGCACTGGGCCGAGGTCACCGGCGTCGACCGGACCGGGCGCTCTGTCACCGTCGAAGCCACCGGCTACCTCGCCCGCTGTCTCCAGCACGAGACCGACCACCTCGCCGGCCGTCTCTATCTGGAACGCCTCCTCGGCAGAAACAAGCGAGCCGCCCGTCGCATGATCAAAGACCGGCACTGGACCCAGCCCGGCAACAGTTGGCTTCCCGGCACGGATACCCCGTGA
- a CDS encoding TetR/AcrR family transcriptional regulator, with translation MTSPRRVNRGPKAAAGNRAALIQAAREVFADSGFDAPFSSIARAAGVGQGVLYRHFPTRESIALAVFEENIDGIEALAADPAVTVDDLLAIMVDQITTSAAFIAMIHPTNTEDMRLFEVARRLITLIAEKLEDPAQRGTISADITTADVVLALAMLAAVLSKTDAQSKKETARQAWALLDRALHD, from the coding sequence ATGACCTCGCCACGCCGTGTGAACAGGGGGCCGAAGGCGGCGGCCGGCAACCGGGCGGCCTTGATCCAGGCGGCGCGAGAGGTCTTCGCCGACAGCGGATTCGACGCGCCGTTCAGCTCCATCGCGCGGGCCGCGGGAGTCGGGCAGGGCGTGCTCTACCGGCACTTCCCGACCCGGGAGAGCATCGCGCTGGCGGTGTTCGAGGAGAACATCGACGGCATCGAGGCGCTGGCGGCCGATCCCGCGGTCACCGTGGACGATCTGCTGGCGATCATGGTCGACCAGATCACCACCTCGGCGGCCTTCATCGCGATGATCCATCCCACCAACACCGAGGACATGCGCCTGTTCGAGGTGGCGCGACGGCTGATCACCCTCATCGCGGAGAAGCTCGAGGACCCGGCTCAGCGCGGCACGATCAGTGCGGACATCACCACCGCGGACGTGGTCCTGGCGCTGGCGATGCTCGCGGCCGTGCTGTCGAAGACCGACGCGCAATCGAAGAAGGAGACCGCCCGGCAGGCGTGGGCGTTGCTGGACCGCGCGCTGCACGACTGA
- a CDS encoding SRPBCC family protein yields MTDQNEVPRIVSASREINAGPADIFELIADPAEQPRWDGNDNLAEAATGQRVRAAGAVFSTTLTNGAVRDNHVVEFAEGSRIAWRPSEPGKEPPGHLWRWELEPVGEGRTRVTHTYDWTSLTDEKRQVRARATTADKLSASLDRLAALAEQQAVSS; encoded by the coding sequence GTGACCGACCAGAACGAGGTTCCCCGTATCGTCAGCGCCAGCCGCGAGATCAACGCGGGCCCGGCGGACATCTTCGAGCTCATCGCCGATCCCGCCGAGCAGCCGCGCTGGGACGGCAACGACAACCTGGCCGAGGCCGCGACCGGGCAGCGGGTGCGCGCAGCCGGTGCGGTGTTCAGCACGACGCTGACCAACGGAGCGGTGCGCGACAATCACGTCGTGGAGTTCGCCGAGGGCAGCCGCATCGCGTGGCGCCCGTCGGAGCCCGGGAAGGAGCCGCCCGGCCACCTCTGGCGCTGGGAGCTCGAGCCGGTGGGCGAGGGCCGCACCCGGGTCACGCACACCTATGACTGGACGTCGCTCACCGACGAGAAGCGCCAAGTCCGCGCTCGCGCGACTACCGCGGACAAACTCTCGGCCTCCCTCGACCGCCTCGCCGCACTCGCCGAGCAGCAAGCGGTTTCGTCCTAA
- a CDS encoding sensor histidine kinase, with the protein MVVQAASRRLSAWFSRRPAWFPDVLLALFVTVIQVQSAAIPVPLEPAYTPVSGFGYVLLIVSGLAVAARRTQPVAVFVVTALASLVYFGLGFPDRASYLALFVALYTLAAYGDGRRSLLIAGGGITVLALGWLIAAADVKPLVAIGWVFFRIGASVISTILGESVRSRRVIAADAQERAELAERSRDEEARARVDAERLRIAREVHDTVAHAIAIINVQSGVTAHVLDKRPEQAREALRTIEQTSSRALREMRAILGVLRDGDEREPYPGLDQIDELVGKARDAGLDIAVEQTSPVTPLPSAVGSAAYRIVQESITNVIRHVGPTRVTVALDPGIDTLRIRVADEGRRDSAQVPARPDGSPTTGRGIVGMRERCLLLGGELDAVARPGGGFEVTARLPLTPVGSRL; encoded by the coding sequence ATGGTTGTGCAGGCGGCGTCGCGACGGCTGTCCGCCTGGTTCTCGCGCCGGCCCGCCTGGTTTCCGGATGTCCTGCTGGCGTTGTTCGTCACCGTGATCCAGGTGCAGAGCGCCGCGATCCCGGTGCCGCTCGAGCCGGCGTACACACCGGTGTCGGGTTTCGGATATGTCCTGCTGATCGTCAGCGGCCTGGCTGTGGCCGCGCGCCGGACGCAGCCGGTCGCGGTGTTCGTGGTCACGGCGCTGGCCAGCCTGGTCTATTTCGGTCTCGGCTTCCCGGACCGCGCTTCCTATCTCGCGCTCTTCGTCGCCCTGTACACCCTCGCCGCCTACGGGGACGGGCGGCGGTCGCTGCTGATCGCCGGTGGCGGCATCACGGTGCTCGCCCTCGGCTGGCTGATCGCCGCGGCGGACGTCAAGCCGCTGGTGGCCATCGGCTGGGTGTTCTTCCGGATCGGCGCGTCGGTGATCAGCACGATCCTCGGTGAGTCCGTGCGATCCCGCCGGGTCATCGCCGCCGACGCGCAAGAACGGGCGGAACTGGCCGAACGGTCCCGCGACGAGGAAGCCAGGGCGCGGGTCGACGCCGAACGGTTGCGCATCGCCCGGGAGGTCCACGACACCGTGGCCCACGCGATCGCGATCATCAACGTGCAGTCCGGCGTCACCGCGCACGTGCTCGACAAGCGACCGGAACAGGCCCGTGAAGCGTTGCGCACCATCGAGCAGACCAGTTCGCGGGCACTGCGGGAGATGCGCGCGATTCTCGGGGTCCTGCGCGATGGCGACGAACGCGAGCCGTACCCGGGCCTCGACCAGATCGACGAACTCGTCGGCAAGGCCCGCGACGCCGGGCTCGACATCGCTGTCGAGCAGACCTCCCCGGTGACGCCGCTGCCGAGCGCGGTGGGCAGCGCCGCGTATCGCATCGTGCAGGAATCGATCACGAACGTGATCCGGCACGTCGGCCCGACCAGAGTCACGGTGGCGCTCGACCCCGGTATCGACACCTTGCGGATACGGGTGGCCGACGAGGGCCGCCGCGACTCCGCGCAGGTCCCGGCGCGTCCCGACGGCTCACCCACGACCGGCCGCGGCATCGTCGGAATGCGCGAACGCTGCCTGCTGCTCGGCGGTGAACTCGACGCGGTGGCGCGTCCCGGCGGCGGATTCGAGGTCACCGCCCGCCTGCCCCTGACCCCGGTCGGATCACGCCTGTGA
- a CDS encoding oxygenase MpaB family protein: MDRLSRRNALKAGGVLGAFGALAMVTPARAEPWTWSPQGSVAGTGDGADPLTVWDPEVDQLVASLVDRGEVPRVNELLRTWTRNGQPLPAGLPTELRDFMEYARQLPPWADRGKLAAAVEFNKKRGLYLGVLYGLASGMMSTVIPKEARAVYYSKGGHDLKDRISKTAKLGYDIGTANAYGPDGEMVVTCLKTRLVHAAVRHLLPQSPHWVHSAEEDIPISQNDMMVTWHSLPTTVMKHLTAWNVPIPAAESEGFLHSWQVCAHMLGIRDEYIPNSWAEANSQAAQVLDPILAATPEGAKLADRLLRLGANLDLAILTKPVLGAFTRFLLGDKIADGLAIAREPVWDPLLRVSWGPFIAVREGLLPVVPLAPDAYWLFDEFLRQAALVYLAELEMPISIEIPTVNRDMNRPPR; this comes from the coding sequence ATGGATCGACTCAGCAGGCGTAATGCCTTGAAGGCCGGGGGCGTACTGGGCGCGTTCGGCGCTCTGGCCATGGTGACCCCGGCGCGCGCGGAGCCGTGGACGTGGTCACCGCAGGGTTCGGTGGCGGGCACGGGAGACGGGGCCGACCCGCTCACCGTGTGGGATCCCGAGGTGGACCAGCTGGTCGCCTCACTGGTGGACCGGGGGGAGGTACCGAGGGTCAACGAGTTGTTGCGCACCTGGACCAGGAACGGCCAGCCGCTGCCCGCCGGGCTGCCGACGGAACTGCGCGACTTCATGGAATACGCCCGTCAGTTGCCGCCCTGGGCGGATCGGGGCAAGCTGGCCGCCGCGGTCGAGTTCAACAAGAAGCGCGGCCTGTATCTCGGCGTGCTGTACGGCCTGGCCAGCGGCATGATGAGCACGGTCATTCCCAAGGAGGCGCGCGCGGTCTACTACTCCAAGGGCGGCCATGATCTGAAGGACCGCATCTCCAAGACCGCCAAGCTCGGCTACGACATCGGGACCGCCAATGCCTATGGCCCCGACGGCGAGATGGTCGTCACCTGCTTGAAAACCCGGTTGGTGCACGCCGCGGTGCGCCACCTGCTGCCGCAGTCCCCGCACTGGGTGCACTCCGCCGAGGAGGACATCCCGATCAGTCAGAACGACATGATGGTCACCTGGCACAGCCTGCCCACGACCGTCATGAAGCATCTGACCGCGTGGAACGTGCCGATCCCCGCCGCCGAGTCCGAAGGGTTCCTGCACTCGTGGCAGGTGTGCGCGCACATGCTCGGCATCCGGGACGAGTACATCCCGAACTCGTGGGCCGAGGCCAACTCCCAGGCCGCCCAGGTGCTGGACCCGATCCTGGCGGCGACCCCCGAGGGCGCCAAGCTCGCCGACCGCCTGCTGCGCCTCGGCGCCAATCTCGATCTGGCCATCCTGACCAAGCCGGTGCTCGGTGCGTTCACCCGCTTCCTGCTCGGCGACAAGATCGCCGACGGGCTGGCCATCGCCAGGGAGCCGGTCTGGGACCCGCTGCTGCGGGTGAGCTGGGGGCCGTTCATCGCCGTGCGCGAAGGACTGCTTCCGGTGGTGCCGCTGGCGCCGGATGCCTACTGGTTGTTCGACGAGTTCCTCCGGCAGGCCGCCCTGGTCTACCTGGCCGAACTCGAGATGCCGATCAGCATCGAGATCCCGACGGTGAACCGGGACATGAACCGGCCGCCCCGCTGA
- a CDS encoding LysM peptidoglycan-binding domain-containing protein, which translates to MEQLKKYEVHPGDTLSGIAHREYGDSSLFPAIARQNHLADPDSIDVGQQLWIPYITRRHLVTTTDSTATRRQITQRYYGTEDTGVQLIWEVVNGVAQREIQPGAWLHIPELGDVGHHTVVEGETLAILAERWYGDEHLALVIELANHLSGAEPAPGHVLVVPGLNRRRSVAGDTLRTMCRHVYGTGDLDTRVGVAAAANHIGDPDTIFAGQVIYFPS; encoded by the coding sequence GTGGAACAGTTGAAGAAATACGAAGTCCACCCCGGCGACACCCTCTCCGGGATCGCGCATCGCGAGTACGGGGACAGCAGCCTGTTCCCGGCGATCGCGCGCCAGAACCACCTCGCCGACCCGGATTCGATCGATGTCGGACAGCAACTCTGGATTCCCTACATCACGCGGCGGCATCTCGTCACCACGACCGACTCCACCGCTACGCGCAGGCAGATCACCCAGCGCTACTACGGCACCGAGGACACCGGCGTGCAGTTGATCTGGGAAGTCGTCAACGGTGTGGCACAACGGGAAATACAGCCGGGCGCCTGGTTGCACATTCCGGAACTGGGCGACGTCGGCCACCATACGGTCGTCGAAGGCGAGACCCTCGCGATTCTGGCCGAACGCTGGTACGGCGACGAGCATCTCGCGCTGGTGATCGAACTGGCGAACCACCTTTCGGGCGCCGAACCGGCGCCCGGCCACGTGCTCGTCGTGCCCGGCCTGAACCGCCGCCGAAGCGTCGCGGGCGATACGTTGCGCACGATGTGCCGCCATGTGTACGGCACCGGTGATCTGGACACCCGCGTCGGGGTCGCCGCGGCGGCGAACCACATCGGCGACCCCGACACGATCTTCGCGGGCCAGGTGATCTACTTCCCGTCGTAG
- a CDS encoding PadR family transcriptional regulator produces the protein MNETRLFVLAALAKRGPMHGHQLRRDARLDRADLWSRVKPGSLYGALHRMAGEGLIRPLRTEQDGALPARTVYEITDEGRRELRALRDEAFTEVDIRPDPVDLALAVSDDLDRELLRGYLEERLAALRARRSRVEHQLDRRWPDQSAADDLIVEHATMRIQAEIDWHEKVLADIDKLDAARS, from the coding sequence GTGAACGAGACCCGGTTGTTCGTCCTCGCCGCCTTGGCCAAGCGCGGCCCCATGCACGGCCATCAGCTGCGCCGCGATGCTCGCCTGGATCGCGCCGACCTGTGGTCGCGGGTCAAACCCGGATCGCTCTACGGCGCGTTGCACCGGATGGCGGGGGAAGGGTTGATCCGGCCGCTGCGCACCGAACAAGACGGCGCGCTGCCCGCGCGCACCGTCTACGAGATCACCGACGAAGGGCGCCGGGAGCTGCGGGCGCTGCGCGACGAAGCCTTCACCGAAGTGGACATCCGCCCCGATCCGGTGGATCTCGCGCTGGCCGTCAGCGACGATCTCGACCGCGAACTGCTGCGCGGATACCTCGAAGAGCGCCTGGCCGCACTGCGAGCACGACGTTCCCGCGTCGAGCACCAGCTCGACCGGCGCTGGCCCGACCAGAGCGCCGCCGACGACCTCATCGTCGAACACGCCACTATGCGTATCCAGGCCGAAATCGATTGGCACGAAAAGGTGCTCGCCGATATCGACAAATTGGACGCCGCGCGCTCGTGA
- a CDS encoding ABC transporter substrate-binding protein, with the protein MRTSTRVVVALALAAVLLVAAVLWLGRDGDGSGRTVLGLRIWDESLVPAYRASLAEFEQANPDIDVRITVVPWSSYQQKLRLDVAGGTADDLFWTNLYEDYADAGRLIDIGAALGPEAVTAWDPSAVAQYTRDGKLWAVPQFVDAGTAVYYNRDLLAAARVDPAELNALRWNPDGDEALRPLLRRLAAVAPYAYNGGRDFQSVELPYLGSAGARFQDDRDHFVFDSPQGVAAFDYLVRLIADGLTPSPADTNTNPDFAKNAFLQGKLALFQSGTFNLAQIAEQARFAWGVALLPAGPAGRVSTNNAIGVAGNAATRHPDAVRRVLAWLGSGPGNRFLAEGGAIIPAVVSEQQRYRDYWAGKGVDVAPFFDVLRGPRISSGGGPGFPAALRAVDPILAEMYLGRIPVPEALSRARAAAEEAVARN; encoded by the coding sequence ATGAGGACCTCGACCCGCGTGGTGGTCGCCCTCGCGCTCGCCGCGGTGCTGCTGGTCGCGGCCGTCCTGTGGCTCGGCCGCGACGGCGACGGGTCCGGCCGCACGGTCCTGGGGCTGCGGATCTGGGACGAGAGCCTCGTCCCCGCCTATCGTGCCTCGCTCGCGGAATTCGAACAGGCGAATCCGGACATCGACGTGCGGATCACGGTGGTGCCGTGGTCGTCGTATCAGCAGAAGCTGCGATTGGACGTGGCCGGAGGCACCGCCGACGACCTGTTCTGGACCAATCTGTACGAGGACTACGCCGACGCCGGACGCTTGATCGACATCGGGGCGGCACTCGGTCCCGAGGCCGTGACAGCCTGGGACCCGTCGGCGGTGGCGCAGTACACCCGCGACGGAAAACTCTGGGCTGTCCCGCAATTCGTCGATGCCGGGACAGCGGTCTACTACAACCGCGACTTGCTCGCGGCCGCGCGCGTGGATCCCGCGGAGCTGAACGCGCTGCGGTGGAATCCGGACGGCGACGAGGCCTTACGCCCGCTGTTGCGCCGGTTGGCGGCGGTCGCCCCGTACGCCTACAACGGGGGCCGCGACTTCCAGTCCGTCGAACTGCCCTATCTGGGCTCGGCGGGAGCACGCTTCCAGGACGATCGCGATCACTTCGTCTTCGACAGCCCGCAGGGCGTGGCGGCGTTCGACTATCTGGTGCGGTTGATCGCCGACGGACTCACGCCCTCGCCCGCGGACACCAACACCAATCCCGACTTCGCGAAGAACGCGTTCCTGCAAGGAAAACTGGCGCTGTTCCAGTCCGGAACGTTCAATCTCGCCCAGATCGCCGAGCAGGCCCGCTTCGCCTGGGGCGTCGCGTTGCTGCCCGCGGGCCCGGCCGGGCGGGTGAGCACGAACAACGCGATCGGCGTCGCCGGTAACGCGGCCACCCGGCATCCGGACGCGGTACGCCGGGTATTGGCCTGGCTCGGCAGCGGCCCGGGAAATCGCTTTCTGGCCGAAGGCGGCGCGATCATCCCGGCAGTCGTCTCCGAACAGCAGCGCTATCGCGACTACTGGGCCGGGAAGGGGGTCGACGTCGCCCCCTTCTTCGACGTGCTGCGCGGCCCGCGCATCTCTTCCGGTGGCGGGCCGGGTTTCCCGGCCGCATTGCGCGCCGTCGACCCGATCCTCGCCGAAATGTATCTGGGCCGGATTCCGGTGCCGGAGGCGCTGTCACGTGCCCGCGCCGCGGCCGAGGAGGCGGTCGCGCGGAACTGA
- a CDS encoding PepSY-associated TM helix domain-containing protein — MNATAVMPEPGKRIVAARRRARKPVRRRLIMIHRWSALLLGLVLVIQSTSGAILLYHAELFRAQHASFYRHTDGPPVLDSEQAVALVRAADPDFDVGWVGTDGGVLVIGNIDYTAAYSVDPGTGSINERVRLTDGLLGWLANLHNCAFGCARYSGAIPVLESKAPVIHIKWGAVIVGSLGLLLVSLAVSGAVIWWPSLKRLRHGFRVRLGKGRFARDRDLHNLIGIIAVPFLLVWGITGITIEWPAVQRAWLVATGGNAVLERTEKSFVPRSGGAGRAPLSLGEAGEIAHRAAPGRLAYLVLPTDTTPYYRATVAGAYSPREHRLFYSGDVLVYVNAYDGSDIKVVDASHDRPLANTFYAKVFEPAHFGWLVNGWWRLIWLALGLTPLALAVTGLSTWLVRHRTRRRGNRAAT, encoded by the coding sequence ATGAACGCGACCGCGGTGATGCCCGAGCCTGGCAAGCGGATCGTCGCAGCGCGCAGGCGAGCCCGGAAACCGGTGCGCCGCAGGCTGATCATGATCCACCGCTGGTCGGCGTTGCTGCTCGGGCTGGTCCTGGTGATCCAGTCCACCTCGGGCGCGATCCTGCTCTACCACGCCGAACTGTTCCGGGCCCAGCACGCCTCGTTCTATCGGCACACCGACGGACCGCCGGTGCTCGACAGCGAGCAGGCCGTCGCGCTGGTTCGTGCCGCCGATCCCGATTTCGACGTCGGCTGGGTCGGCACCGACGGCGGTGTGCTCGTGATCGGGAACATCGACTACACCGCCGCCTACTCCGTCGATCCCGGCACCGGGTCGATCAACGAGCGGGTGCGGCTGACCGACGGACTCTTGGGCTGGCTGGCCAATCTGCACAACTGCGCCTTCGGCTGTGCGCGGTACTCCGGCGCGATCCCGGTCCTGGAGAGCAAGGCGCCGGTCATCCACATCAAATGGGGGGCAGTGATCGTGGGCTCGCTCGGCCTCCTGCTGGTATCGCTCGCGGTGTCCGGTGCGGTCATCTGGTGGCCGTCGCTCAAACGGCTGCGCCATGGGTTCCGGGTCCGGCTGGGAAAGGGCCGCTTCGCCCGGGACCGCGACCTGCACAACCTGATCGGCATCATCGCCGTGCCGTTCCTGCTGGTGTGGGGCATCACCGGCATCACCATCGAATGGCCTGCCGTGCAACGCGCCTGGCTGGTCGCCACCGGCGGGAACGCCGTTCTCGAACGCACCGAGAAGTCGTTCGTGCCGCGGTCCGGCGGTGCGGGCCGGGCCCCTCTCTCCCTCGGCGAGGCCGGTGAGATCGCGCACCGGGCCGCGCCGGGCCGGCTCGCCTACCTCGTGCTACCCACGGATACCACCCCGTACTACCGCGCCACGGTCGCCGGCGCCTATTCCCCGCGCGAGCACCGCCTGTTCTACAGCGGCGACGTGCTGGTCTACGTGAACGCCTACGACGGCTCCGACATCAAGGTGGTCGACGCGAGCCATGACCGGCCGCTGGCGAACACGTTCTACGCCAAAGTCTTCGAGCCCGCCCACTTCGGCTGGCTGGTGAACGGCTGGTGGCGGCTGATCTGGCTTGCTCTCGGACTGACTCCGCTCGCCCTCGCCGTCACCGGTCTGTCGACCTGGCTGGTACGGCACCGGACCCGGCGCCGCGGCAACCGCGCGGCGACGTAA
- a CDS encoding carbohydrate ABC transporter permease has translation MSSDRLRSAAAYAALSAGALLTVAPLLLSALTAVKTPEQFATGSPLALPHPITAENFRTVLDYGFGRAVLVTALMTAFVTGGQLVTSVLAAYAFARTEFPGRDALFWMYLATMMVPPMVTLIPLYLMFAQLDLLNTFWALVLPFVFGSPYAIFLLRQYFRAIPQELIGAARLDGANTLDIIVHVMVPMSRPVLATLTLITIVSQWNNFMWPLVASSGRSWQVLTVATANLQTRYNAQWTLVMAATTLAIAPLVVLFVIFQRQVLRSIAWTGVK, from the coding sequence ATGAGTTCTGATCGCCTTCGTTCGGCGGCGGCCTACGCGGCGCTCTCCGCCGGGGCTCTGCTGACCGTAGCTCCCCTGCTGCTCAGTGCGCTCACGGCGGTCAAGACGCCCGAGCAGTTCGCCACCGGATCGCCGCTGGCCCTTCCGCATCCGATCACCGCGGAGAACTTCCGGACTGTGCTGGACTACGGATTCGGGCGGGCGGTGCTGGTGACCGCCCTGATGACGGCGTTCGTCACCGGGGGCCAGCTGGTCACCTCGGTGCTGGCGGCATACGCGTTCGCGCGCACCGAATTCCCGGGCCGGGACGCGTTGTTCTGGATGTACCTGGCCACCATGATGGTGCCGCCGATGGTGACGCTCATCCCCCTCTATCTGATGTTCGCGCAACTGGACCTGCTGAACACGTTCTGGGCGCTGGTGCTGCCGTTCGTATTCGGCTCGCCCTACGCGATCTTCCTGCTGCGTCAGTACTTCCGGGCGATCCCGCAGGAGCTGATCGGGGCGGCGCGGCTCGACGGCGCGAACACCCTCGACATCATCGTGCACGTGATGGTGCCGATGAGCAGGCCGGTGCTGGCGACCTTGACGCTGATCACGATCGTTTCGCAATGGAACAACTTCATGTGGCCGCTGGTCGCGAGCAGCGGGCGCTCGTGGCAGGTGCTGACCGTGGCGACGGCGAACCTGCAGACCCGGTACAACGCGCAGTGGACGCTGGTGATGGCGGCCACGACACTGGCCATCGCGCCGCTGGTGGTGCTGTTCGTGATCTTCCAGCGGCAGGTGCTGCGCTCGATCGCGTGGACGGGAGTGAAATGA
- a CDS encoding carbohydrate ABC transporter permease — translation MNRLGARRSVTSYVLLLPSLFGVGAFLIAPILVVAWLSLHSWNLLGPLDFVGLRNWRSVLTDAAFGHALLVTLALTAIVVPAQTVLGFAVAALLARRRGATSLRVMYTLPWMCAPVAVGVVWQWMFAPTGGAVNAVLGRRVEWLSDPALALPSVAAVSVWANFGYVALFFVAGIRAIPSEILDAGALDGATGWRRIRWLILPLLRPTMFFVLVTGVLSAFQTFDTVYALTKGGPGDRTDVLAMRIFTEAFDAARPGRAAVMALVVFAVMFAITMAQHRYFRNRTTYEF, via the coding sequence ATGAACCGGCTTGGGGCTCGTCGTAGCGTGACGAGTTATGTTCTGCTGCTGCCGAGCCTGTTCGGCGTCGGCGCGTTCCTGATCGCGCCGATCCTGGTGGTGGCCTGGCTCAGTCTGCACAGCTGGAACCTGTTGGGGCCGCTGGATTTCGTGGGCCTGCGCAACTGGCGCTCGGTGCTGACCGACGCCGCGTTCGGCCATGCCCTGCTGGTGACGCTCGCGCTGACCGCGATCGTGGTGCCCGCGCAGACCGTGCTGGGTTTCGCGGTCGCGGCGTTGCTGGCGCGACGGCGCGGCGCGACGAGCCTGCGGGTCATGTACACGCTGCCGTGGATGTGCGCGCCGGTGGCGGTGGGTGTGGTGTGGCAGTGGATGTTCGCGCCCACCGGTGGCGCCGTCAACGCCGTACTCGGCCGGCGCGTCGAGTGGTTGTCGGATCCGGCGCTGGCGCTGCCGTCGGTGGCCGCGGTGAGCGTATGGGCGAACTTCGGGTACGTGGCGCTGTTCTTCGTAGCCGGGATCCGCGCGATACCGAGCGAAATACTCGACGCGGGAGCGCTGGACGGTGCCACCGGCTGGCGGCGGATTCGCTGGCTGATCCTTCCGCTGCTGCGTCCCACCATGTTCTTCGTCCTGGTCACCGGCGTGCTGAGCGCGTTCCAGACCTTCGACACGGTGTACGCGCTGACCAAGGGCGGGCCGGGCGATCGCACGGACGTCCTCGCGATGCGGATCTTCACCGAAGCGTTCGACGCGGCGCGTCCGGGCCGCGCCGCCGTCATGGCGCTCGTGGTGTTCGCGGTGATGTTCGCGATCACCATGGCGCAGCACCGCTACTTCCGGAATCGGACCACCTATGAGTTCTGA